Below is a genomic region from Borreliella mayonii.
AAACTTTTCTTTTAGTGTTAAGTCAAACTCTACATGTATTAGTAGTTCTTGTAATTCTTTTAAGTTAAGAGTGTTTAATTTATCTTCTTGTTTTATTAATTCTAAATAGTAGTCTAGGTGTTCTTGAATGTCTAGTGTTGCGTAAAGTAGTGATATAGCTATATTTTCGTGCTCATCTTTTCCTTTAAGTGTTTCAAGAATTTCTTTTAATTTATTTATTTTGTCTGTTTCGTAATTTAAAGAAGAATAAATCATTCTTTCTATTTGTAGTTTTTCATTTTTTTGAATTTCTTCACTTACTACAGTAAATTTAGTTTCTGGGTCTTTTTCAGGCTCTTCAATTTTTTCATCTTTTTTATTTTTCCCATAATACATAGGGTAGATTTTAAGAGTATCTACCAAATTAGTTTCAGTAAGGTTAGGTATTTTTTCAACTTCTTGTTTTTTTTGAGCTTCCAGTTTTTTGCCAAATTCTTTTAATTTTGCGATTGCATCTTTTCGATGTTTTTGATTTAAAGAATTAAGATCTCCAGATGCATTTTCAGAATTTTCGGTGTTTTCTTTTGAATTTGCGTTTTCATTTACTTTTGGATCAATTGGATTAGCAGTGCATGAAATGCAAATCAAAGCTAATATCGCTGTAATAATATTAAGCCTAATTACATCTAGTTTAAATTTTGTCAAAATACTCTCCTTATAAATTAGAACTAATATTAATTAATTCTAATACAAAATAATAATATAACTATATTGCAACAATTGTCAAATAACAATATTATTATTTAATATTTAAATAATAATATTGTTATTTTTAGTTTAGATTTACTTGGATTTAGATTATGAGCGTAAAAAAAAGAGAAGAATTAACTTCTCTTTTTTTCTTGGAAAAAAATTTCAAGTGCAATAATTATTATTTTTCTTTAAATTATTGCTTTTAATTCATTTAATTTGTTTTGTTTAAATTCAATACTTTGAGTAGAATGATTAAATATTTGGTAATTTTCAGTTATGTGGCTTATTATGTAATCTTTCTTTACAGCATCTTCAATTTCTGTAATTTTTGAATTATCCAGAAGACCTCTAATTTTTTGTTCTAAGTAATAATCTTTGATTTCTTGAATTGTTTTAGAAACTTCATTAACAGTTTTTGCCAAAGTTTTTTTAAACTTTTCTTTTAGTGTTAAATCAAACTCTACATTTATTAGTAGTTCTTGTAATTCTTTTTCGCTTAGAGTGTTTAAGTTATCTTGTTTTATTAATTCTAAATAGTCGTCTAGTTGCTCTTGAATGTCTAGTGTTGTGTAAAGTAGTGATATAGCTATATTTTCGTGCTCATCTTTTCCTTTAAGTGTTTCAAGAATTTCTTTTAATTTATTTATTTTGTCTGTTTCGTAATTTAAAGATGAATAAATCATTCTTTCTATTTGTAGTTTTTCATTTTTTTGAATTTCTTCACTTACTACAGTAAATTTAGTTTCTGAGTCTTTTTCAGGCTCTTCAGCTTTTTCATCTTTTTTATTTTTCCCATAATACATAGGATAGATTCCAAGATTATCTATTAAATTAACCCCAGTAAGTTTAGCTATTTCTGCATTTTCTTCATTTTTTTGAGCTTCCATTTTCTTGCCAAGTGCTTTTAATTTTGAGATTGTAGTTTCTTCTTGAGATTTCTGTTTTAAAGGCTCCAGGTCTCCAGATTCATTTTCAAAATTCTCTGTATTTTCTTTTATATCGGTTCGGCTGTTGACTTTGGAGCCAATTGGATTAACAGCACATGAAATGCAAATTAAAGTTAATATTGCTGCAATGATATTAAGTTTGATTTTATTTAGTTTATTTTTTGCCAAAATAATCTCCTTATACATATTCATAAGTTAAAATTAATGTTTGTTGATTTTAATACAAAATAATATACTGTATTGTAAGATTTGCTTAATAACAATATTATTATTTAATATTAAAAAATTAAATTTTTATTTTATGTTTTTAATATTTTAAGTTTCTTTTAATATTTTTAACCTCCTTTAATTCATACACCACCACACATACACCACCAATTAGTAGTGTATGTGGTCACAACAGGTTTTTAGCGGTGCTTCAATGTTTGTTAAAATTTGCATACTTTCATTTGAGTTTAATTTATATTGGTGTCTGGCCCTTATTACTTCTCCTAGAATTTTTCCATCAGCTTTGCATCCCGCTATGTTTTTGTCATATTCGTCAATAATGTTGTCTACGGCTTTTATCCATGAATTTCTTTCTTGTATTAGTTTTTCAAAATTTTCTTGAATTTCTTTTACTGTTTTTGTTCTATAATTGAATATTAGGCGTCTTTGCTCGTTTTTAGTTAAAAGATTAACGGTGTTTTCAAATGCTTCTTGGATTTTAAATCCTGTCCAAAAAATTGAACCAATAAGTTCGTAATGGTAGCCATTTGAGCTTGATGTTTGTGCGAGTATTGTTGCTAATTTTTTGATTTTATTTTCATCATAATTTAAAGATGAGTAAAATAATCTTCTAAACCGATTGTCTTTTAACATGAAATCAATATACATGTCTTGATTTTCTGGGAATGTGGTTTTGTTTACTCCAAATTTATCAATAGGTTCGATTTTTTGAATATCTGTATTTATGTTTTGAGCAAACATTTCGATATTTGGTCCTATTTTGTTAATTAATTTTTCATTCTCATCAAATTCTTGTGCAATTTTTTTAATTATTTCTTCTTTTTCATTTTTCAAGAGCTGGCTTTGTTGTAAGTTTTGAATATTTTTCTTAATTCCAGAGTTTTTAACTTCAATAGGGTTTGTTTGTAATTCTCTTGTTGCTTCTGTGTTGTTTGATTTAGAATAAAAAGAGCATGAGAACAGTAAAGTTACTTGAAACAGTTTCAATATTTTCCAAATTGTGTTTTTTTTCAAAACGTAATCCTTAAAAAAATAATCATTAGTTTTATTTGGCAAGCTCAATATTTTTGATTTCTAATATAAATGTAATTCAATTTCTTTAATTTTCAATGTTTGTTTTATTATTAAAATAATTTTTTAATAAATTAATCGTTTTAAATATTTTTAAAAGCTTGAAATGTTTCATTTGGTTTTTTAGCCTGTTAGTAATGTATTTGATATTGAGGTTATACTTTCTAGGTTATATTAATTTTAAAAATTTTTACCGTCAGGCTTGTTTTTGCTGATGATTGAAGTATATTTTTCATGTGTTATTTTATAATAATAAATCTAACTATTATAAAATAACACCGTTCTCCCCATTTTAATGTAAAATCCGAGTGTTTAATATTTATTAAAAGCCTTTAGTTTTAAAAGGTATTCTTAATTAAAAAAGTTAATTATATGTTTTTATATAAATATGTATTGATTCTAATTTAGTTATGTTTTAAAATAATAAAAATAAATGTTTAAATAAGGAGAATTAACAATGACTAAAATATTTAGTAATTTAATAATTAATGGATTATTGTTTGGATTTGTAAATTTAAATGTGTTTGCAGATTCTAACAATGTAAATATTCTTAAGTCTCAATCCAATGTTTCAGAACAGCCAGATCAAAAAGATGACGAAAAATTAGATCAAAAAGATGGCGAAAAATTAGATCAAAAAGATGGCGAAAAATTAGATCAAAAAGATCAGGTTAATCAAGCTCTAGATACTATTAATAAAGTAGCAGAAGATGTTTCTAATAAATTAGAGGTAGTTAGAGAATCATCTCTTGAGTTAGTAGAATCAAATGATGCAGAGATGGTTAAAAAGTTTTTGGGTTCAATATCTTTGATCTCAGATGTTGCTAAAGGGGCTGTTGTTGCATCACAAGAAGCAACGCTTGTGGCAAAGTGTTCAGGAATGGTTGCTGAGGATGCAAATAAGGTTGTTGAAATGTCTAAAAAAGCTGTTCAAGAAACCCAAAAAGCTGTTTCTGTTGCTAGTGAAGCAACATTTTTAATAGAAAAGCAAATAATGTCAAATAAATCTCCAAATAATAAAGAATTGGAGCTAACAAAAGAAGAATTTGCTAAAGTAGAGCAAGTTAAAGAAATTTTAATAGCTTCTGAAAGGGCTTTGGATGAAACAGTTCAAGAGGCCCAAAAAGTTTTAAATATGGTTAATGGTTTAAATCCGTCAAATAAGGATCAAGCAGTAGCAAAAAAAGATGTTACAAATGCTATTTCTAATGTTGTTAAGGTAGCTCAAGGCGCAAGAGATCTTGCAAAAGTAATGACTATTTCTTTATATATGAGATAGTTAGATTATAAAGATTTATAAATAATTAGAGGTTAAAGCAAAAAGGTTTGAAGCTAATTATATTAGTTTCTGCCTTTTTTTATTTTGCTAAGATCAATATTAACTCCCTATTAAGGCTGTTCTTGTGATATAATATTTTCATTCTGAATATTTACATTTTTAAAAAGTTAATAAATTTGTTTTAAGTAAGGAGAGCAATTTTTGAATAAAGAATATAAAATTTTGGATAATGGATTTTTAAAGCTTATTGATTTTATGGGAGATGATAAGAGAATAGTTAAGGCTGCAAGAATTTCTTATCGAGGAGAGAGTGTTAAAAGAAGAGATGAAGAACTTATTGACTATTTAATAAGAAATGGGCACACAAGCCCATTGGAGCAGGTAGTTTTTACATTTCATGTTAAAGCCCCAATATTTATTGCAAGGCAATGGATGAGGCATAGAACGGCAAGGATCAATGAAGTTTCTGGATGCTACAGCTTAGCAAGAGATGAATTTTATGTTCCTTTAGAAGAAGACCTAAAGTGT
It encodes:
- a CDS encoding complement regulator-acquiring protein encodes the protein MTKFKLDVIRLNIITAILALICISCTANPIDPKVNENANSKENTENSENASGDLNSLNQKHRKDAIAKLKEFGKKLEAQKKQEVEKIPNLTETNLVDTLKIYPMYYGKNKKDEKIEEPEKDPETKFTVVSEEIQKNEKLQIERMIYSSLNYETDKINKLKEILETLKGKDEHENIAISLLYATLDIQEHLDYYLELIKQEDKLNTLNLKELQELLIHVEFDLTLKEKFKETLEKTVNEVHPKIKEYHFIDSDMKKIKDNVKKDYIISHITKNYQIFDYSTHSTESKQNKLNELKAK
- a CDS encoding complement regulator-acquiring protein, translating into MAKNKLNKIKLNIIAAILTLICISCAVNPIGSKVNSRTDIKENTENFENESGDLEPLKQKSQEETTISKLKALGKKMEAQKNEENAEIAKLTGVNLIDNLGIYPMYYGKNKKDEKAEEPEKDSETKFTVVSEEIQKNEKLQIERMIYSSLNYETDKINKLKEILETLKGKDEHENIAISLLYTTLDIQEQLDDYLELIKQDNLNTLSEKELQELLINVEFDLTLKEKFKKTLAKTVNEVSKTIQEIKDYYLEQKIRGLLDNSKITEIEDAVKKDYIISHITENYQIFNHSTQSIEFKQNKLNELKAII
- a CDS encoding complement regulator-acquiring protein translates to MKKNTIWKILKLFQVTLLFSCSFYSKSNNTEATRELQTNPIEVKNSGIKKNIQNLQQSQLLKNEKEEIIKKIAQEFDENEKLINKIGPNIEMFAQNINTDIQKIEPIDKFGVNKTTFPENQDMYIDFMLKDNRFRRLFYSSLNYDENKIKKLATILAQTSSSNGYHYELIGSIFWTGFKIQEAFENTVNLLTKNEQRRLIFNYRTKTVKEIQENFEKLIQERNSWIKAVDNIIDEYDKNIAGCKADGKILGEVIRARHQYKLNSNESMQILTNIEAPLKTCCDHIHY
- a CDS encoding OMS28 family porin, whose protein sequence is MTKIFSNLIINGLLFGFVNLNVFADSNNVNILKSQSNVSEQPDQKDDEKLDQKDGEKLDQKDGEKLDQKDQVNQALDTINKVAEDVSNKLEVVRESSLELVESNDAEMVKKFLGSISLISDVAKGAVVASQEATLVAKCSGMVAEDANKVVEMSKKAVQETQKAVSVASEATFLIEKQIMSNKSPNNKELELTKEEFAKVEQVKEILIASERALDETVQEAQKVLNMVNGLNPSNKDQAVAKKDVTNAISNVVKVAQGARDLAKVMTISLYMR